A stretch of the Osmerus mordax isolate fOsmMor3 chromosome 12, fOsmMor3.pri, whole genome shotgun sequence genome encodes the following:
- the LOC136953761 gene encoding rho-related GTP-binding protein RhoG-like codes for MQSIKCVVVGDGAVGKTCLLISYTTNAFPEEYIPTVFDNYSAQTSVDGRTVSLNLWDTAGQEEYDRLRTLSYPQTNVFIICFSIGSPSSYANVRLKWHSEVSHHCPAVPILLVGTKKDLREDMETVKKLKEQGLVPSTQQQGGGLAKQIGAVKYMECSSLQQDGVRDVFAEAVRAVLYPVTRKNGKKCVVL; via the coding sequence ATGCAGtccatcaaatgtgttgtagtGGGTGACGGAGCCGTGGGCAAGACCTGTCTGCTTATCTCCTACACTACCAATGCTTTCCCGGAGGAGTACATACCAACCGTGTTTGATAACTACAGTGCCCAGACCAGTGTGGATGGTCGCACTGTCAGTCTGAACCTTTGGGACACAGCAGGACAGGAGGAGTATGACCGCCTCCGCACCCTCTCCTATCCGCAAACTAACGTCTTCATCATCTGCTTTTCGATCGGGAGCCCATCCTCTTATGCTAACGTGCGCCTTAAGTGGCATTCTGAGGTGTCGCACCACTGCCCAGCGGTGCCCATTCTCCTGGTGGGCACCAAGAAGGACCTGCGTGAGGACATGGAGACGGTGAAGAAGCTGAAGGAGCAGGGGCTGGTCCCCAGCACTCAGCAGCAGGGCGGGGGCCTAGCTAAGCAGATCGGGGCAGTGAAATACATGGAGTGTTCGTCCCTGCAGCAGGACGGAGTCAGAGATGTGTTTGCCGAGGCAGTGAGGGCTGTTCTATACCCTGTCACACGGAAGAATGGCAAAAAGTGTGTGGTGTTGTAA